Genomic window (Thermodesulfobacteriota bacterium):
CTTTCGGAAGCGATCCGGCGGCGCGCTGGACGTGGCCCGATCAGAGGCAGTACCTGGAGGCGTTCCCGCGCTTTGCGCTCGCTTTCGGAGGAGCGGCTATCGGCCTCGGGACCGCTCACTATTACGAGGGCTTCGCGGGAGTGGCACTATGGCTGCCGCCGGGCGCTGTGCCGGACGAGGAATCCCTCATGAATGTATTTCAGGAGACAGTTGACGGTTACAGGAGAGATACTGTCTACTCGGTGATGGAGCAAATGGAAACATATCATCCCACGGAGCCTCACTGGCATCTGCCGCTCATCGGGGTCGATCCGGCGATGCAGGGCCGTGGGATCGGCTCGGTGCTCCAGCGTCACGTCCTCGACATCTGCGACAGGGAAGAAACACTTGCCTACCTCGAGGCTACGAGTGCGAGGAGTGTCCGGTTATACGAGCGGCTGGGGTTTGAACCCCTCGGCACGATTCAGGCGGGAGATTCCCCTCCTATCGTTCCGATGCTGAGAAGGCCGCGGTAGCGCGCTTTCACACTGCACGGATTTTCAGCGTTTTTTCTTGCGGGGAGCGGTCAGCGGCTTCAAAATCGTCACGTGCCCCATCTTCCGGCCGTCCTTTATCTCCGATTTCCCGTAGAGGTGGACGCAGGCGTTCCCGGTTTTGTACCATTTTGCTGCCTTTGTCACGTCATTGCCGAGGAGGTTTATCATCTCGGCGTCCGAATGCCTGCCTGGCTCGCCCACGGGCAGTCCGC
Coding sequences:
- a CDS encoding GNAT family N-acetyltransferase, with the protein product MSGRLIMTAKVADTERCLAVLTLAFGSDPAARWTWPDQRQYLEAFPRFALAFGGAAIGLGTAHYYEGFAGVALWLPPGAVPDEESLMNVFQETVDGYRRDTVYSVMEQMETYHPTEPHWHLPLIGVDPAMQGRGIGSVLQRHVLDICDREETLAYLEATSARSVRLYERLGFEPLGTIQAGDSPPIVPMLRRPR